One Candida dubliniensis CD36 chromosome 1, complete sequence genomic region harbors:
- a CDS encoding histone H3, putative (Similar to C. albicans HHT1) — translation MARTKQTARKSTGGKAPRKQLASKAARKSAPSTGGVKKPHRYKPGTVALREIRRFQKSTELLIRKLPFQRLVREIAQDFKTDLRFQSSAIGALQEAVEAYLVGLFEDTNLCAIHAKRVTIQKKDMQLARRLRGERS, via the coding sequence ATGGCTAGAACTAAACAAACTGCTAGAAAATCCACCGGTGGTAAAGCCCCAAGAAAACAATTAGCTTCTAAAGCTGCTAGAAAATCTGCTCCATCTACTGGTGGTGTCAAAAAACCACACAGATATAAGCCAGGTACTGTTGCCTTGAGAGAAATTAGAAGATTCCAAAAATCCACTGAATTGTTAATCAGAAAATTACCATTCCAAAGATTAGTCAGAGAAATTGCTCAAGATTTCAAAACTGATTTGAGATTCCAATCATCTGCTATTGGTGCTTTACAAGAAGCTGTTGAAGCTTATTTGGTTGGTTTATTCGAAGACACTAACTTGTGTGCTATCCATGCCAAGAGAGTTACCAtccaaaagaaagatatgCAATTAGCTAGAAGATTGAGAGGTGAAAGATCTTAG
- a CDS encoding histone H4, putative (Similar to C. albicans HHF1), which translates to MSGTGRGKGGKGLGKGGAKRHRKILRDNIQGITKPAIRRLARRGGVKRISALIYEEVRVVLKQFLENVIRDAVTYTEHAKRKTVTSLDVVYALKRQGRTLYGFGG; encoded by the coding sequence atgTCTGGAACTGGTAGAGGAAAAGGTGGTAAAGGTTTAGGAAAAGGTGGTGCTAAACGTCACAGAAAGATTTTAAGAGATAACATTCAAGGTATTACAAAACCAGCTATTAGAAGATTGGCTAGAAGAGGTGGTGTTAAACGTATTTCTGCTTTGATTTATGAAGAAGTTAGAGTTgttttgaaacaatttttggaaaatgtTATTAGAGATGCTGTTACTTACACTGAACATgctaaaagaaaaactgtCACTTCATTGGATGTTGTTTATGCTTTGAAGAGACAAGGTAGAACCTTGTATGGTTTCGGTGGTTAA
- a CDS encoding phosphoglycerate mutase 1 (GPM1), putative has protein sequence MAVHKLIILRHGESQWNQENKFCGWIDIPLSQKGKQEAIYAGELIKRNHLDPDILYTSKLMRSIETGLTILEVLQKPWIDHIKTWRLNERHYGQYQGRDKHEVFVELGKDKEKFQYIRRNYHGLPPLIEYGQDKSIDEKYNDILNKDILPRGESLSMVMERLIPFFKYEILDNQMIQLNKTVLIVTHGSIVRSLIKYLNHVSDDDISKINVPTGIPLVFELNDRGELIKPYYYLDQEKAEKGIAKVKMEGLERKGQTDEKL, from the coding sequence ATGGCCGTtcataaattaataattctaaGACATGGTGAATCACAATGgaatcaagaaaataaattctGTGGATGGATTGATATTCCATTATCACAAAAGGGCAAACAAGAAGCAATTTATGCTGgagaattaattaaaagaaaccaTCTTGATCCTGATATTTTATATACTTCGAAATTAATGCGGTCTATAGAAACTGGATTGACAATTTTAGAAGTGTTACAGAAACCATGGATTGATCATATTAAAACTTGGAGATTGAATGAACGACATTACGGTCAATATCAAGGAAGAGATAAACATGAAGTGTTTGTTGAATTGGGGAAAGATAAAGAGAAATTCCAATATattagaagaaattatCATGGATTACCACCTTTAATAGAATATGGTCaagataaatcaattgatgaaaaatacaatgatatattaaataaagATATATTACCTCGAGGAGAATCATTACTGATGGTAATGGAAAGATTGAttccatttttcaaatatgaaatattagacaatcaaatgattcaattaaataaaactGTTTTGATAGTGACCCATGGATCAATTGTTAGAAGTTTGATCAAATATCTTAACCATGTcagtgatgatgatatatCAAAGATTAATGTCCCCACAGGGATACCATTGGTgtttgaattgaatgataGAGGTGAATTAATCAAGccttattattatttggatCAAGAAAAGGCAGAAAAGGGAATTGCCAAAGTGAAAATGGAAGGTCTTGAAAGAAAAGGACAAACAGATGAAAAACTATAG
- a CDS encoding conserved hypothetical protein (Similar to C. albicans HRQ1), producing the protein MNVTIEESSGILRSLGVNNLILLSIPIVAILLYLSYFQNPNKNTKPTFASSSSSSSAKEYKIADRPLGYWKPDYSFKTPIPPAFPNWDFEKTRPIPYRAFRHKYNVTMGIRSMNWDSWIELDNEWKFYHDLKLKRLQEKESDLSGISDSSKAYEASWELLQELCQYLPARYPNMFKFENQIMTILPTDEKYDLKDKSNLNPIITAAKLVQDDLAIMIEKEDGNYYLDSGCICLAGFWRLKDKFGMKLDDIHKSGDVPQYDKQLKSGMNKFFRRLTVNSPVVRNNYFIQTDNNLDWSNSIGSETEEKIGWYTAKESDDVNKLYFRSERQSLRRLPISGAIVFTIRTYFLPVTQLCEEPYIPRRLLNGIQSWSEDVGEYKGFHIFKDALLPYLEKKALEQEANGLDPTKEPQVYPF; encoded by the coding sequence ATGAATGTTACTATTGAAGAATCATCAGGAATTCTTAGATCTCTTGGGGTTAATAACTTAATTCTATTATCAATTCCAATAGTTGCTATACTTTTATATCtttcatattttcaaaatccaaacaaaaatacaaaaccaacttttgcttcttcttcttcttcttcttctgccaaagaatataaaataGCTGATAGACCATTAGGATATTGGAAACCTGATTATTCATTCAAGACACCTATTCCTCCAGCATTTCCAAATTgggattttgaaaaaactaGACCAATACCATATCGAGCATTTAGACATAAATATAATGTTACTATGGGAATAAGAAGTATGAATTGGGATTCATGGATTGAATTAGATAATGAATGGAAATTTTAtcatgatttgaaattaaaacgattacaagaaaaagaatcagATTTATCGGGAATATCTGATTCATCTAAAGCTTATGAAGCTAGTTGGGAATTATTACAAGAATTATGTCAATATTTACCTGCTAGATATCCTAATAtgtttaaatttgaaaatcaaattatgaCAATTTTACCTACtgatgaaaaatatgatttaaaagataaatcaaatttaaatccTATTATTACCGCTGCTAAATTGGTTCAAGATGATCTTGCCATTATgatagaaaaagaagatgggaattattatttagaTTCTGGTTGTATTTGTCTTGCTGGGTTTTGGAGATTAAAAGATAAATTTGGTATGAAATTAGATGATATTCATAAAAGTGGTGATGTACCTCAATAtgataaacaattaaaatctGGGatgaataaatttttccGAAGATTAACAGTTAATTCTCCTGTGGTTCgtaataattattttattcaaactgataataatttggatTGGTCAAATTCTATTGGATCAGAAACGGAAGAAAAAATCGGTTGGTATACTGCTAAAGAATCTGATGATGtcaataaattatattttagaAGTGAACGACAAAGTTTAAGAAGATTACCTATTAGTGGAGCAATTGTGTTTACTATAAGAACTTATTTTCTTCCCGTTACACAATTATGTGAAGAACCTTATATCCCGAGAAGATTATTGAATGGTATCCAGAGTTGGAGTGAAGATGTTGGTGAATATAAAGGGTTCCATATTTTCAAAGATGCCTTGTTGCCATATTTGGAGAAAAAAGCTTTAGAACAAGAAGCAAATGGATTGGATCCTACGAAAGAACCACAAGTATATCCATTTTAA
- a CDS encoding heat shock protein, putative (HSP70 chaperonin family;~Similar to C. albicans SSA2), which produces MSKAVGIDLGTTYSCVAHFANDRVEIIANDQGNRTTPSFVAFTDTERLIGDAAKNQAAMNPANTVFDAKRLIGRKFDDHEVQGDIKHFPFKVVDKGSKPMIQVEYKGETKTFSPEEISSMILGKMKETAEGFLGTTVKDAVVTVPAYFNDSQRQATKDAGTIAGLNVMRIINEPTAAAIAYGLDKKSEAEKNVLIFDLGGGTFDVSLLSIEDGIFEVKATAGDTHLGGEDFDNRLVNFFIQEFKRKNKKDISTNQRALRRLRTACERAKRTLSSSAQTSIEIDSLYEGIDFYTSITRARFEELCADLFRSTLEPVDKVLSDAKIDKSKVDEIVLVGGSTRIPKVQKLVSDYFNGKEPNRSINPDEAVAYGAAVQAAILSGDTSSKTQDLLLLDVAPLSLGIETAGGIMTKLIPRNSTIPTKKSETFSTYADNQPGVLIQVFEGERAQTKDNNLLGKFELSGIPPAPRGVPQIEVTFDIDANGILNVSALEKGTGKTQKITITNDKGRLSKEEIEKMVSEAEKFKEEDEKEASRVQAKNQLESYAYSLKNTLSEEQFKSKLDASEIEEVTKAADETISWLDSNQTATQEEFADQQKELESKANPIMTKAYQAGATPSGAAPGGAAPGGFPGGAAPEPSNDGPTVEEVD; this is translated from the coding sequence ATGTCTAAAGCTGTTGGTATTGATTTAGGTACTACCTACTCCTGTGTCGCTCATTTCGCTAATGATAGAGTCGAAATTATTGCTAATGACCAAGGTAACAGAACTACACCATCTTTCGTTGCCTTCACCGATACTGAAAGATTGATTGGTGATGCTGCTAAAAATCAAGCTGCTATGAACCCAGCTAACACTGTTTTCGATGCCAAACGTTTAATTGGTAGAAAATTCGATGATCATGAAGTTCAAGGTGATATCAAACATTTCCCATTCAAAGTCGTTGACAAAGGTAGTAAACCAATGATTCAAGTTGAATACAAAGGTGAAACCAAAACTTTCTCCCCTGAAGAAATCTCATCTATGATTTTGGGTAAAATGAAGGAAACTGCTGAAGGTTTCTTGGGTACCACTGTTAAAGATGCTGTTGTCACTGTTCCAGCTTACTTCAATGATTCCCAAAGACAAGCTACCAAAGATGCTGGTACCATTGCTGGTTTAAATGTTATGAGAATCATTAACGAACCAACCGCTGCTGCCATTGCTTACGGTTTGGACAAGAAATCTGAAGCTGAAAAGaatgttttgattttcGATTTGGGTGGTGGTACTTTTGATGTTTCATTATTGTCTATTGAAGATGGTATTTTTGAAGTTAAAGCCACTGCTGGTGATACTCATTTGGGTGGtgaagattttgataaCAGATTAGTCAACTTCTTTATCCAAGAATTCAAgagaaaaaacaagaaagatATCTCCACTAACCAAAGAGCTTTAAGAAGATTGAGAACTGCTTGTGAAAGAGCCAAGAGAACTTTATCTTCTTCTGCTCAAAcctcaattgaaattgattctttatATGAAGGTATTGATTTCTATACTTCAATCACCAGAGCTAGATTCGAAGAATTGTGTGCTGACTTGTTCAGATCTACTTTGGAACCAGTTGACAAAGTCTTGTCTGATGCCAAGATTGATAAATCTaaagttgatgaaattgttttggttggtgGTTCTACCAGAATTCCAAAAGTTCAAAAATTAGTTTCTGATTACTTTAACGGTAAAGAACCAAACAGATCAATCAACCCAGATGAAGCTGTTGCTTATGGTGCTGCTGTCCAAGCTGCCATCTTGTCTGGTGACACTTCTTCCAAGACTCAAgacttgttgttgttggatgTTGCTCCATTGTCATTAGGTATTGAAACTGCTGGTGGTATCATGACCAAATTGATTCCAAGAAACTCCACTATTCCAACTAAGAAATCCGAAACTTTCTCCACTTATGCTGACAACCAACCAGGTGTATTGATTCAAGTGTTTGAAGGTGAAAGAGCTCAAACTAAAGACAACAACTTGTTGggtaaatttgaattatctGGTATTCCACCAGCTCCAAGAGGTGTTCCACAAATTGAAGTCacatttgatattgatgctAATGGTATTTTGAATGTTTCTGCTTTAGAAAAAGGTACTGGTAAAACTCAAAAGattactattactaatGATAAAGGTAGATTAtctaaagaagaaattgagaAAATGGTTAGTGAAgctgaaaaattcaaagaagaagatgaaaaagaagCTTCTAGAGTTCAAGccaaaaatcaattggaatCTTATGCTTattctttgaaaaatactTTAAGTGAAGAACAATTTAAATCTAAATTGGATGCTtcagaaattgaagaagtcACTAAAGCAGCTGATGAAACTATTTCTTGGTTAGATTCCAATCAAACTGCTACTCAAGAAGAATTTGCTgatcaacaaaaagaattagaatCTAAAGCTAATCCAATCATGACTAAAGCTTATCAAGCTGGTGCTACTCCTTCTGGTGCTGCTCCAGGTGGTGCTGCTCCAGGTGGTTTCCCAGGTGGTGCTGCCCCAGAACCATCTAACGATGGTCCAACTgttgaagaagttgattag
- a CDS encoding mitochondrial protein, putative (position of ATG codon may be at 19147, based on yeast hits;~Similar to C. albicans FMP44), with the protein MVDFHTYIKVSKLVFMKESKKARKKEPLFFFFYVARDFHFFRFFFFVFFFSIFQDTHEFFIIVITLVPMIMMMILWKLLRLFIIIKSIQLIIIYFSPCQFDTSSELIIENLPITTTTTTTTNFPIIITTILNKLIVWDSVYFNDLFINPIQFEHQFVFCPGWIQLIKFFSSISSSNNNNNNSYYTAQLISIIISNLCHFASVVVLYYLTKEMDMKFGLMSSLLMIISPAGIFLTTNYSENLSNLLTLLMFYTYYKSMNFNDIKQPSNKSIINIFIYILSGIICAINFTIRANGLFLGMIYLFDLYHFIQNKSPLQIILSIITGSFLFLTFLMTNIYHYIKFCPGRNEWCNNIFPSLFQFAQYHYWNVGFLKYWTINNIPNFLLVLPILLFNIYSLNYMYQELPKNRKLLPLIVINGLIIIGGTFFWNIQILNRITSFSPLIYWTLAYNLNMNMNMNKFWSKYVIGYCILWNFIQTGLFAAFLPPA; encoded by the coding sequence ATGGTTGATTTTCATACCTATATAAAAGTATCCAAACTTGTATTTATGAAAGAAAGCAAGAAagcaagaaagaaagaacctttattcttcttcttctatgTTGCACGagattttcatttctttcgttttttttttttcgttttttttttttcgattTTTCAAGACACGCAtgaattcttcatcatcgtcatcactTTAGTACCAATGatcatgatgatgatattgtgGAAACTACTACgtttattcattattataaaatCCATTCAActaattataatttatttttctccATGTCAATTTGATACTTCATCTGAATTaatcattgaaaatttacccataacaacaacaacaacaacaacaacaaattttcccatcatcatcactaccatattaaataaattgatagtTTGGGATTCAGTTTAtttcaatgatttatttattaatccTATTCAATTTGAACATCAATTTGTATTTTGTCCTGGTTGGatccaattgatcaaattctttagtagtattagtagtagtaacaacaacaacaacaacagttaTTACACGGCTCAATTAATAAGTATAATTATATCCAATTTATGTCATTTTGCCTCAGTGGTggtattatattatttaactAAAGAAATGGATATGAAATTTGGATTAATGAGTagtttattaatgattataTCACCAGCAGGAATATTTTTAACTACTAATTATAGTGAGAATTTAAGTAATTTATTAACATTATTGATGTTTTATACatattataaatcaatgaattttaatgatattaaacaACCAAGTAATAAATCcataattaatatttttatttatattcttaGTGGTATAATTTGTGCCATAAATTTCACTATTAGAGCCAATGGATTATTTTTAGGAATGATTTATCTTTTCGATTTATATCATTTCATACAAAATAAATCTCCATtacaaattattttatcTATTATTACCGGATCATTCTTATTTTTAACATTTTTAATGAcaaatatttatcattatataAAATTTTGTCCTGGTCGAAATGAATGgtgtaataatattttcccaagtttatttcaatttgctcaatatcattattggaATGTAggatttttaaaatattggactattaataatatcccaaattttttattagtattaccaatattattatttaatatttattcattaaattatatGTATCAAGAATTACctaaaaatagaaaattattaccattaattGTTATAAATggattaataattattggtggtacatttttttggaatattcaaatattaaatcGAATAACTAGTTTTTCTCCATTGATTTATTGGACATTAGcttataatttgaatatgaatatgaatatgaataaaTTTTGGAGTAAATATGTTATTGGTTATTGTATATTATGGaattttattcaaacaGGATTATTTGCAGCATTTTTACCTCCAGCATAA
- a CDS encoding acetate--CoA ligase (Similar to C. albicans ACS2) → MPTEQTHNIVHEANGVKLRQTPKEFFERQPNKGHIHDVNQYKQMYEESIKDPQGFFGPLAKELLSWDHDFHTVKSGTLQNGDAAWFLGGELNACYNCVDRHAFANPNKPALICEADEDKDSFVLTYGDLLREVSKVAGVLQSWGVKKGDTVAVYLPMNAQAIIAMLAIARLGAAHSVIFAGFSAGSIKDRVNDASCKALITCDEGKRGGRTTNIKKLCDEALIDCPTVEKVLVYKRTNNPEIKLTEGRDYYWDVETAKFPGYLPPVSVNSEDPLFLLYTSGSTGTPKGVVHSTAGYLLGAALSTKYIFDIHPEDILFTAGDVGWITGHTYALYGPLLLGVPTIIFEGTPAYPDYGRFWHIVEKHKATHFYVAPTALRLLRKAGEQEIAKYDLSSLRTLGSVGEPISPDIWEWYNEFVGKNQCHISDTYWQTESGSHLIAPLAGVVPNKPGSASYPFFGIDAALIDPVSGVEIKGNDVEGVLVVKDHWPSMARTVYKNHTKYMDTYMNPYPGFYFTGDGAARDHDGYYWIRGRVDDVVNVSGHRLSTAEIEAALIEDKKVSEAAVVGIHDDITGQAVIAYVALKEGNDEEDSDELRKELVLQVRKTIGPFAAPKSVIIVQDLPKTRSGKIMRRILRKVSSNEADQLGDITTLSNPQSVDGIISAFGAQFGKK, encoded by the coding sequence ATGCCAACAGAACAAACTCATAATATCGTTCATGAAGCCAATGGGGTTAAATTAAGACAAACCCCTAAAGAATTCTTTGAAAGACAACCAAACAAAGGTCATATCCATGATGTCAATCAATACAAACAAATGTATGAAGAATCTATTAAAGATCCTCAAGGATTTTTCGGTCCATTGgctaaagaattattatcttgGGATCATGATTTCCATACTGTCAAATCGGGTACTTTACAAAATGGTGATGCCGCTTGGTTTTTAGGTGGTGAATTGAATGCTTGTTATAATTGTGTTGATAGACATGCATTTGCTAATCCAAATAAACCAGCTCTTATTTGTGAAGctgatgaagataaagaTTCTTTTGTATTGACTTACGGTGATTTGTTAAGAGAAGTTTCAAAAGTGGCTGGAGTTTTACAATCTTGGGGGGTCAAGAAAGGTGATACGGTTGCAGTTTATTTACCAATGAATGCTCAAGCCATTATTGCCATGTTGGCTATTGCTAGATTAGGAGCTGCTCATTCCGTCATTTTTGCTGGATTCTCTGCTGGTTCTATTAAAGATAGAGTCAATGATGCCAGTTGTAAAGCTCTTATCACTTGTGATGAAGGTAAAAGAGGTGGTAGAACCACTAACATTAAGAAATTATGTGATGAAGctttaattgattgtcCAACTGTTGAAAAAGTTTTGGTTTATAAAAGAACTAATAACCctgaaattaaattaactGAAGGTAGAGATTATTATTGGGATGTTGAAACTGCCAAATTCCCAGGGTATTTACCACCAGTTTCAGTCAATTCTGAAGATCCTTTGTTCTTATTATATACTTCTGGTTCTACTGGTACTCCAAAGGGAGTTGTCCATTCTACTGCTGGTTATTTATTAGGAGCTGCTCTTTCTactaaatatatttttgatatcCATCCAGaagatattttatttactGCTGGTGATGTTGGTTGGATTACTGGTCACACTTATGCCTTGTATGGACCATTGTTATTAGGTGTTccaacaattatttttgaagGTACTCCAGCTTATCCCGATTATGGAAGATTCTGGcatattgttgaaaaacaCAAGGCTACTCATTTCTATGTTGCTCCAACTGCTTTAAGATTATTACGTAAAGCTGGTGAACAAGAAATTGCTAAATATGATTTGAGTTCATTAAGAACTTTAGGTTCTGTTGGTGAACCAATTTCTCCAGATATTTGGGAATGGtataatgaatttgttgGTAAAAATCAATGTCATATTTCTGATACTTATTGGCAAACTGAATCTGGTTCCCATTTAATTGCTCCATTGGCTGGTGTTGTTCCAAACAAACCAGGGTCGGCCTCTTATCCATTCTTTGGTATTGATGCTGCATTGATTGATCCAGTTAGTGGGGTTGAAATTAAAGGTAATGATGTTGAAGGGGTTTTGGTTGTCAAAGACCATTGGCCATCAATGGCAAGAACTGTCTACAAAAATCATACCAAATATATGGATACCTACATGAATCCATATCCAGGATTTTATTTCACTGGTGATGGGGCTGCTAGAGACCATGATGGATATTATTGGATCAGAGGTAgagttgatgatgttgttaaTGTTAGTGGTCATAGATTATCCACTGCTGAAATTGAAGCAGCTTTAATTGAAGACAAGAAAGTTAGTGaagctgctgttgttggtaTTCATGATGATATCACTGGTCAAGCTGTCATTGCATATGTTGCTTTGAAAGAAGgaaatgatgaagaagattctgatgaattaagaaaagaattggTTTTACAAGTTAGAAAAACTATTGGTCCATTTGCGGCACCAAAATCTGTTATAATCGTTCAAGATTTACCAAAAACTAGATCTGGTAAGATTATGAGAAGAATTTTAAGAAAAGTTAGTTCTAATGAAGCTGATCAATTGGGTGATATTACAACTTTATCTAATCCACAATCAGTTGACGGTATAATTTCTGCTTTTGGTGCTCAATTCGGtaagaaataa
- a CDS encoding conserved hypothetical protein (spliced gene;~26S proteasome regulatory subunit, putative;~Similar to C. albicans RPN13), with translation MTSSKSLKFHAGKVQYDEETNRCTPLQHKGVISIKPSSEEPEFLDFTWTPKQDSTQATPGNIEKDEFLLIPGDVTIKHIKSCNTGRVFALTFLSSGAKYLYWLQDVGDIDQLDKLTEKDQKIIQDIVDLISVNEEEEEEEEVEEENKGIKKEEESIKAQEPKFRLPIGNISSVLDIESIDSHLDKLSLEQLKEMYGDYLPQSIGSNPTKSQIMEVVRSGFFQQCEQKLSESLRSNSGAGYLMSQSLKYDYKGEGVESFLNGVRELGKKENDKDEEMKD, from the exons aTGACATCATCTAAATCCTTAAAATTTCATGCTGGTAAGGTACAATACGATGAAGAAACCAATCGTTGTACTCCATTACAACATAAAGGAGTTATATCAATAAAACCAAGTAGTGAAGAACCTGAATTTTTAGATTTCACATGGACACCAAAACAAGATCTGACTCAAGCTACTCCTGGTAATATAGAAAAAgatgaatttttattaataccTGGGGATGTTACTATTAAACATATAAAATCTTGTAATACTGGAAGAGTATTTGCTTTAACATTTTTAAGTTCTGGTgctaaatatttatattggtTACAAGATGTTGGAGATATAGATCAATTAGATAAATTGACTGAAAAGgatcaaaaaataattcaagatattgttgatttaataagtgttaatgaagaagaagaagaagaagaagaagttgaagaagaaaacaaaggaatcaagaaagaagaagaatcaatAAAGGC TCAAGAACCCAAATTTAGATTACCAATTGGGAATATTTCTTCTGTTTTGGATATTGAATCTATTGATTCTCatcttgataaattatcttTAGAACAATTAAAAGAGATGTATGGTGATTATCTTCCTCAATCAATTGGTTCAAACCCTACAAAGAGTCAAATTATGGAAGTGGTACGTAGTGGATTTTTCCAACAATGTGAACAAAAACTTAGTGAACTGTTAAGAAGCAATTCAGGAGCAGGATATTTGATGTCACAAAGTTTGAAATATGATTATAAAGGAGAAGGTGTTGAAAGTTTTTTAAATGGTGTTAGAGAATTAGGTAAAAAGGAGAACgataaagatgaagaaatgaaagattaa